The proteins below come from a single Aegilops tauschii subsp. strangulata cultivar AL8/78 chromosome 6, Aet v6.0, whole genome shotgun sequence genomic window:
- the LOC109770140 gene encoding wall-associated receptor kinase 4-like, whose product MSARLAPLATAMLCAVVAALLLLPAPPSLGAEEEAATSRSNCTTHCGNISIPYPFGVEPGCYHDSGFNLTRNQSYSPPQLFLGDGTVQVLDIDLPNGTVRINSKPLEIPYGDNGKVSRRTWRAGGLGYAADGPYFVAGAGRNNLVALGCNFQVVLLGENNNLVSSCSPFCPGTGYKDTDTCSGITCCQATILEGRASYGLLVQRVGFGYYRSWLNVLIMESDYLLNVTDYSYDQYTVPSMAGRSTAPYVIPMGCHLPAAVITASVLTTPQILIKVLFMVMRINGITAVIQIIKIGVATRSTSSLHQELSDLNLESLHHAISTNVIIQTSIHVTAIAETHTEDMIASALLASWAMFLHQMDVKTLTNVNTRKHIHVMESESICLGHSIAGVKMLPEINDFVFSSMIPYFTGLGVGLVASGSSIILLLVLAAPFIARKMKLNRANNLKRRLFKQNHGLLLQQLISQKTDFGERMIIPLLDLEKATNNFDRTREAGGGGHGVVYKGILDLQVVAIKKSKIVVQREIDDFINEVAILSQINHRNVVKLIGCCLETEVPLLVYEFISNGTLDQHLHVEGPISLSWDDRIRIALDVSRALSYLHSAASMPIYHRDIKSSNILLDDNLTAKVSDFGASRYIPIDKTGVTTAVQGTIELLTRKKPCLYLSGGNDGVGLVSHFVSLVAEGNLDEIIDPQLIEEENGEVQEVATLAAMCIKLKGEEQPTMREAEMKLEILRVNMRVAPDTAAPRRYDGGQDGSLWMPAEGVVVEASRQYTMEEEILSSASYPR is encoded by the exons ATGAGTGCTAGGCTGGCTCCCCTCGCTACTGCAATGCTCTGTGCTGTGGTAGCCGCGCTGCTGCTCCTGCCGGCGCCGCCGTCGTTGGGCGCCGAGGAGGAAGCAGCTACAAGCCGGAGTAACTGCACCACCCACTGCGGCAACATCAGCATCCCATACCCGTTCGGGGTGGAGCCCGGCTGCTACCACGACAGCGGCTTCAACCTCACCCGCAACCAGTCCTACAGCCCGCCCCAGCTCTTCCTCGGCGACGGCACCGTTCAGGTGCTCGACATCGATCTGCCCAACGGCACGGTACGTATCAACAGCAAGCCATTGGAAATCCCCTATGGCGACAATGGAAAAGTAAGCCGCCGCACATGGCGCGCCGGCGGCCTGGGATACGCTGCCGACGGGCCATACTTTGTAGCGGGAGCAGGGCGGAACAACTTAGTAGCACTCGGGTGCAACTTCCAAGTCGTCCTCTTGGGAGAGAACAACAACCTTGTCAGCTCTTGCTCTCCTTTCTGCCCGGGCACAGGTTACAAGGATACAGATACCTGCTCCGGCATCACCTGCTGCCAGGCAACCATACTGGAGGGTCGCGCTTCCTACGGACTCCTCGTTCAACGGGTTGGTTTCGGTTATTATAGATCCTGGCTCAATGTGTTAATTATGGAATCGGACTATTTGCTTAACGTGACGGACTATTCTTATGACCAGTACACAGTCCCTAGCATGGCTGGGCGATCAACAGCTCCGTATGTCATACCAATGGGTTGTCACCTGCCTGCCGCAGTAATCACAGCTTCTGTCTTAACTACACCACAGATTTTGATCAAGGTCTTGTTTATGGTTATGAGGATCAACGGCATAACTGCAG TAATACAAATCATCAAAATTGGTGTAGCTACAAGATCTACAAGCTCACTCCACCAAGAGCTATCTGATCTGAACCTTGAGAGCCTCCACCATGCA ATATCAACGAATGTGATTATCCAAACATCTATCCATGTTACGGCAATTGCAGAAACACACACGGAGGATATGATTGCCAGTGCCCTCCTGGCTTCATGGGCGATGTTTTTACACCAAATGGATGTGAAG ACATTGACGAATGTAAACACAAGGAAACATATCCATGTTATGGAATCTGAATCAATTTGCCTGGGACATTCCATTGCCGGTGTCAAGATG CTGCCCGAAATTAATGACTTTGTATTTTCGTCTATGATACCATATTTTACAGGTTTGGGAGTAGGTCTTGTGGCTAGTGGCAGCTCAATCATTTTACTTTTAGTGCTCGCTGCCCCGTTTATAGCACGCAAAATGAAGTTAAATAGGGCAAACAATCTGAAAAGAAGATTATTCAAGCAAAATCATGGGTTGCTGTTGCAACAACTAATATCCCAGAAAACAGATTTTGGTGAAAGGATGATCATTCCTTTGTTGGATCTAGAGAAGGCCACAAACAATTTTGATAGAACTCGTGAAGCCGGTGGTGGAGGCCACGGTGTTGTGTATAAAGGAATTTTAGACCTACAGGTTGTCGCCATCAAGAAATCCAAGATCGTTGTACAGAGAGAAATCGATGACTTCATAAACGAGGTTGCAATTCTTTCTCAAATCAACCATAGAAATGTCGTGAAGCTAATCGGATGTTGTCTTGAGACAGAAGTCCCATTACTAGTTTATGAGTTCATTTCGAATGGTACTCTTGATCAACATCTTCATGTTGAAGGCCCAATATCACTGTCATGGGATGATCGAATAAGGATCGCGCTTGATGTTTCTAGAGCTCTATCTTATCTTCATTCAGCTGCATCAATGCCTATTTATCACCGGGATATTAAATCATCCAACATTCTTCTTGATGATAATTTAACAGCAAAGGTATCCGATTTTGGAGCTTCGAGGTACATTCCAATTGACAAAACAGGGGTGACTACAGCTGTGCAAGGAACAATAG AACTCCTAACTAGAAAAAAACCATGCCTCTACCTTAGTGGTGGCAACGATGGTGTTGGTCTCGTTTCACATTTTGTTTCACTAGTCGCAGAAGGTAACCTTGATGAGATAATAGATCCTCAACTCATAGAAGAGGAAAATGGGGAAGTCCAGGAGGTAGCTACGCTAGCAGCGATGTGCATTAAATTGAAGGGAGAAGAGCAGCCTACAATGAGGGAGGCAGAGATGAAACTTGAAATCCTGAGAGTTAACATGCGTGTGGCACCTGATACTGCTGCACCAAGGAGATATGATGGAGGTCAAGATGGATCTCTATGGATGCCAGCTGAAGGAGTTGTTGTGGAAGCAAGCAGGCAATACACTATGGAGGAAGAAATATTATCGTCTGCAAGTTATCCTCGATGA